In the genome of Halobacterium noricense, one region contains:
- a CDS encoding CapA family protein, which yields MPPTLGLTGDVMLGRAVDERQHTRDATAVWGDLEDPLAGLEGLFCNLECCLSTRGEPWTRTTRAFHFRADPEWATPALTAAGVDGVTLANNHVLDYGERALRDTLDELDDAGIARAGAGRDWDDAFDPAVVSIGDCTAAFVAFTDNTSEYAAGPDSPGTARIECDVDDADTREAVHEALDRAAAHDPDLLVATLHWGPNMVETPAEQYREFGRWLVDEGVDVVHGHSAHVFQGVEFQDGAPILYDTGDFVDDYAVDEDLRNDRGFLFELDVTADGDPTELRLHPMEIEHYSVHHADTEAAAWCRETMRERSAPFDTEFERDGADLVVDLG from the coding sequence GGGGCGACCTCGAAGACCCGCTCGCCGGCCTCGAGGGCCTGTTCTGTAATCTGGAGTGTTGTCTCTCCACGCGCGGCGAGCCGTGGACGCGCACGACCCGCGCGTTCCACTTCCGCGCGGACCCCGAGTGGGCGACTCCCGCGCTGACGGCCGCGGGCGTCGACGGCGTCACGCTCGCGAACAACCACGTCCTCGACTACGGCGAGCGGGCGCTCCGCGACACGCTCGACGAGCTCGACGACGCCGGCATCGCTCGCGCCGGCGCGGGCCGCGACTGGGACGACGCGTTCGACCCCGCGGTCGTCTCCATCGGCGACTGCACGGCCGCGTTCGTCGCGTTCACCGACAACACCTCCGAGTACGCCGCCGGCCCGGACAGCCCCGGCACGGCGCGCATCGAGTGCGACGTCGACGACGCGGACACCCGTGAGGCCGTTCACGAAGCGTTAGACCGCGCGGCCGCCCACGACCCCGACTTGCTCGTCGCGACCCTCCACTGGGGACCGAATATGGTCGAGACGCCGGCTGAGCAGTACCGCGAGTTCGGCCGGTGGCTCGTCGACGAGGGCGTCGATGTCGTCCACGGCCACAGTGCCCACGTCTTCCAGGGCGTCGAATTCCAGGACGGCGCGCCGATTCTCTACGACACCGGCGACTTCGTCGACGACTACGCCGTCGACGAGGACCTCCGCAACGATCGCGGATTCCTCTTCGAACTCGACGTGACCGCCGACGGCGACCCGACCGAACTCCGCCTCCACCCCATGGAAATCGAGCACTACAGCGTCCACCACGCCGACACAGAGGCCGCGGCGTGGTGCCGCGAGACGATGCGCGAGCGCTCCGCCCCCTTCGACACCGAGTTCGAGCGCGACGGCGCGGACCTCGTCGTCGACCTCGGCTAA
- the cas6 gene encoding CRISPR-associated endoribonuclease Cas6, producing MRVLIDLQAEADTSYDPEYHGRLRSRIWDALRDTPYDEHGAQTPGFVFSNPFPWNDLVSGDEHHFLVASPREEQLAYITADLLENPAVQAGSMPFHVTDTRPLDPDVGPPGTEGVLETATGVYAITPPQYLDDPDEHDDETFWRPEHGMEAFFEHVETQLQRNHDRFMPASDPGPKEVDAPLFESYEMIKKLWLDVQLSSDVEWTVLVSKWRFPYRVRDDHHRRHLNLALDVGIGRRTPLGFGFLNKRQENDE from the coding sequence ATGAGAGTGCTAATCGACCTGCAAGCCGAAGCGGACACATCCTACGATCCTGAGTACCACGGTCGACTTCGGTCCCGGATCTGGGATGCACTCCGCGACACCCCGTACGATGAACACGGTGCACAGACACCTGGATTCGTATTCTCTAACCCTTTCCCGTGGAACGATCTAGTATCAGGGGACGAGCACCACTTTCTCGTCGCCTCGCCACGCGAGGAGCAATTGGCATACATCACTGCCGACCTACTTGAGAACCCAGCGGTGCAAGCGGGATCGATGCCGTTCCACGTGACGGATACGCGGCCGCTCGATCCCGATGTTGGTCCTCCGGGTACGGAAGGCGTCCTCGAGACCGCGACCGGCGTGTACGCCATCACGCCGCCGCAGTATCTCGACGACCCGGACGAACACGACGACGAAACGTTCTGGCGGCCGGAACACGGGATGGAGGCGTTCTTCGAGCACGTGGAGACGCAGCTCCAGCGCAACCACGATCGGTTTATGCCGGCTAGTGACCCGGGACCGAAGGAGGTCGACGCGCCGCTGTTCGAGTCGTACGAGATGATCAAGAAGCTCTGGCTCGACGTCCAGCTATCGAGTGATGTGGAGTGGACGGTGTTGGTGTCGAAATGGCGGTTCCCGTACCGCGTCCGCGACGACCACCACCGCCGCCACCTCAATCTCGCCTTGGACGTGGGCATCGGCCGCCGGACGCCGCTCGGCTTCGGCTTCCTCAACAAGCGACAGGAGAACGATGAGTAA